A stretch of the Actinomyces qiguomingii genome encodes the following:
- a CDS encoding FAD:protein FMN transferase, whose amino-acid sequence MHALKAPGGLDQTWRFNATGCHWSVHTCSPLTDTLREKITARIDAFEDVWSRFRAGSLVRRAAAGGLPRRVDGGVELSLPAGSSTLLDLYDRLHAATGGRIDPLAGADLAELGYDADYSFVVRDGAAQRLGAAHGRPTWAAWARHDGDRLVLREPALVDVGAAGKGFLADLLAGWLQEAAHEEYLIDAGGDLLVRSCEPVRIGLELPGVGGSIPGAQGIQGAQGNATTHEAGGSTGDVIGAVELTDGAVCASGLSHRTWGPGLHHILDAHTGLPVAGASAVVASWTVARGCAEADGLATALFVADPARLAAAGFAYDFALLRADGSAATSRTWSDLPAELFTTPHRVRSK is encoded by the coding sequence ATGCACGCATTGAAGGCCCCTGGCGGGCTCGACCAGACTTGGCGATTCAATGCCACCGGCTGCCACTGGAGCGTGCATACATGCTCGCCCCTGACCGACACGCTGCGCGAGAAGATCACGGCGCGCATAGACGCCTTCGAGGACGTCTGGTCGCGCTTTCGCGCCGGATCGCTGGTGCGCCGGGCCGCCGCCGGAGGTCTTCCCCGGCGGGTTGACGGCGGAGTGGAGCTGAGTCTGCCTGCGGGCTCGAGCACGCTGCTGGACCTGTACGACCGGCTGCATGCGGCCACCGGTGGGCGCATTGATCCCTTGGCCGGCGCAGACCTGGCGGAGCTCGGTTACGACGCCGATTACAGCTTCGTGGTACGCGATGGCGCCGCACAACGCCTGGGCGCGGCGCACGGACGCCCCACCTGGGCGGCCTGGGCTCGCCACGACGGCGACCGCCTAGTGTTGCGCGAGCCGGCGCTTGTCGACGTCGGTGCGGCCGGGAAGGGATTCCTTGCCGACCTGCTCGCCGGCTGGCTGCAAGAGGCCGCCCACGAGGAGTACCTGATCGATGCCGGCGGGGACCTGCTGGTGCGCAGCTGCGAGCCGGTACGCATCGGCCTGGAGCTTCCCGGGGTGGGCGGCAGCATCCCGGGCGCGCAAGGCATCCAGGGCGCGCAAGGCAATGCGACGACCCACGAAGCGGGCGGAAGCACTGGGGATGTGATCGGCGCGGTGGAGCTGACCGACGGTGCCGTATGCGCCTCGGGCCTATCCCACCGCACCTGGGGTCCGGGCCTGCACCACATCCTGGATGCGCACACGGGTCTGCCGGTGGCGGGGGCGAGCGCCGTCGTCGCCTCTTGGACGGTGGCACGCGGCTGCGCCGAGGCAGATGGGCTGGCCACGGCGCTGTTCGTGGCCGATCCGGCCCGCCTGGCAGCAGCCGGATTCGCCTACGACTTCGCCCTGCTGCGGGCTGACGGCTCCGCCGCCACCTCCCGCACCTGGAGCGACCTGCCCGCCGAGCTCTTCACCACCCCTCACCGAGTTCGGTCGAAATAA
- a CDS encoding iron transporter, with product MRSLKLVSAAGALVLAGTLGLAACSSDKAADASSDAATQAAADSGDDAGNEAGFEEFSVNESQEDQEAEGQISVNLVYFRPVDMEPAGAAGLPASQADLHLEADVTALADNTLGYGAGDFVPGLTVDYSIARADGSGEVVEGTFMQMNASDGPHYGGNIALGDAGQYKVTITIHSPEENGWVLHTDPDTGVKGRFWTEPIELTWDWDYTPMEW from the coding sequence ATGCGATCCCTCAAACTCGTCAGTGCCGCTGGAGCGCTCGTCCTGGCCGGGACCCTCGGCCTGGCCGCCTGCTCCTCCGACAAGGCCGCAGACGCCTCCTCCGATGCTGCCACGCAGGCCGCCGCGGACTCCGGTGATGACGCCGGTAACGAGGCCGGATTCGAGGAGTTCAGCGTCAACGAATCCCAGGAGGACCAAGAGGCCGAGGGCCAGATCAGCGTCAACCTGGTCTACTTCCGGCCGGTGGACATGGAGCCCGCCGGCGCCGCCGGACTGCCCGCCTCGCAGGCGGACCTGCACCTGGAAGCGGATGTAACCGCCCTGGCCGACAACACCCTCGGCTACGGCGCCGGCGACTTCGTTCCCGGCCTGACCGTGGATTACTCCATCGCCCGCGCAGACGGCTCCGGCGAGGTGGTGGAGGGCACCTTCATGCAGATGAACGCCTCCGACGGTCCCCACTACGGCGGCAACATCGCCCTGGGGGATGCGGGCCAGTACAAGGTCACCATCACCATCCACAGTCCGGAGGAGAACGGCTGGGTGCTGCACACCGATCCCGACACCGGCGTCAAGGGTCGCTTCTGGACCGAACCCATCGAGCTCACCTGGGACTGGGACTACACCCCCATGGAGTGGTGA
- a CDS encoding ABC transporter permease encodes MFFARVLHRSFTRQLWRRSLIGLTVALCACVSVAMLGVVLDVGDKLNAELTAYGSNIVVRPRADAVVSSLYETDEDAEATAFIDEDEVPGIKTIFWAYNIVDFAAGLTGRVDVSSTSAQATDLTVTGTWFDKELDLPTGQTATAGVTTLRSWWTLEGAWPADDADEAVVGTALAQRLGVTTGDTLTLSTASGERALAITGVYTSGDDDEASLYAPLAVVQELTGHVGQVDQVEVKALTTPENDLSRKAARNPNVLSAAEWETWYCTAYASSIAYQIEEVMPGAVAKQVRQVAAVEGKVLEKTQALMILMTALSLLAAVLAVASLTTASLVERTGEFALLKAVGASSASINRLILAETAVLGLVGTVLGALAGSGVAQLIGQVVFGSSITMRPMVYVLVAVLVTLVLLVATASSMRTILKIQPATALHKR; translated from the coding sequence ATGTTCTTCGCCCGGGTACTTCACCGCTCCTTCACCCGCCAGCTGTGGCGGCGCTCCCTGATCGGCCTGACCGTGGCGCTGTGCGCCTGCGTGTCCGTGGCCATGCTCGGTGTTGTGTTGGACGTCGGAGACAAACTGAATGCCGAGTTGACCGCATACGGTTCCAATATCGTGGTCAGGCCCAGGGCCGACGCCGTGGTGTCCAGCCTGTACGAGACCGACGAGGACGCCGAGGCGACCGCATTCATTGACGAGGACGAGGTGCCGGGCATCAAGACGATCTTCTGGGCCTACAACATCGTCGACTTCGCCGCCGGGCTCACCGGTCGCGTGGACGTATCCTCCACCTCCGCTCAGGCCACCGACCTGACCGTCACCGGCACCTGGTTTGACAAAGAACTGGACCTGCCCACAGGGCAGACCGCCACCGCCGGAGTCACCACCTTGCGCTCCTGGTGGACCCTGGAGGGGGCGTGGCCCGCCGACGACGCCGATGAGGCGGTTGTGGGCACCGCCCTCGCCCAGCGCCTGGGCGTGACCACCGGTGACACTCTCACCCTGTCCACCGCATCCGGCGAGCGCGCCCTGGCCATCACCGGCGTGTACACCTCCGGCGACGACGATGAAGCCTCCCTCTACGCGCCGCTGGCGGTTGTCCAGGAGCTCACCGGACACGTCGGCCAGGTCGATCAGGTCGAGGTCAAGGCCTTGACCACCCCGGAGAACGACCTGTCTCGCAAGGCGGCCCGCAACCCCAATGTGCTATCCGCTGCCGAGTGGGAGACCTGGTACTGCACCGCCTATGCCTCATCCATCGCCTACCAGATCGAGGAGGTCATGCCCGGGGCGGTCGCCAAGCAGGTGCGACAGGTCGCCGCCGTTGAGGGCAAGGTGCTGGAAAAGACTCAGGCGCTGATGATCCTGATGACCGCTTTGAGCCTGCTGGCCGCGGTCCTCGCCGTCGCCTCCCTGACCACGGCCTCACTGGTGGAACGCACCGGCGAGTTCGCCCTGCTCAAGGCCGTGGGCGCCTCCTCGGCGTCCATCAACCGGTTGATACTGGCCGAGACCGCCGTACTTGGCCTGGTTGGCACGGTGCTGGGGGCGCTGGCGGGCTCCGGCGTGGCCCAACTGATCGGGCAGGTGGTCTTCGGCTCCTCCATTACCATGCGGCCGATGGTGTACGTGCTGGTCGCCGTGCTGGTGACGCTGGTACTGCTGGTGGCCACCGCCTCCTCCATGCGCACCATCTTGAAGATCCAGCCCGCAACCGCCCTGCACAAGCGGTGA
- the miaB gene encoding tRNA (N6-isopentenyl adenosine(37)-C2)-methylthiotransferase MiaB, protein MLEAPRASDVGQAGGTVGGTRAAAAPSAVPSRGRLPRTYHVRTLGCQMNVHDSEHMAGLLEQAGYRRAEDVPEVAARATTAGDGGADVVIINTCSVRENAATRLFGNLGQLAAVKRERPGMQIAVAGCLAQQMGEGIVEKAPWVDVVFGTHNIDVLPALLDRARHNREAAVEIEESLKVFPSTLPTRRESAYAAWVSIAVGCNNTCTFCIVPSLRGKQRDRRPGDVLAEVEAVAAQGAIEVTLLGQNVNSYGVGFGERGAFAGLLRAAGNVEGIERVRFTSPHPAAFTDDVIDAMADTPTVMPSLHMPLQSGSDRILRAMRRSYRTRRFLDILERVRERIPEAAITTDLIVGFPGETEEDFQATLDVVEQARFASAFTFEFSPRPGTPAAGMPDQVPTEVVKERYARLDQLVRRIAQEENERQEGRVVEILVAEGEGRRDRATARVSGRAADNRLVHAAVPSGLAAGDYGAGAPRPGDMLTVRVTHGAPHNLIADSARCGGAGGALRGDAGRSAGDRIWPDDGPALFEVRRTRAGDAWERRRREARAEPEPDAAPVSIGMPTIRVRA, encoded by the coding sequence ATGCTCGAAGCTCCCCGCGCCAGTGATGTCGGCCAAGCCGGCGGCACCGTCGGTGGTACCCGCGCCGCGGCCGCCCCCAGTGCCGTCCCGTCGCGCGGACGGCTGCCGCGCACCTACCATGTGCGCACCCTCGGCTGCCAGATGAATGTCCACGACTCCGAGCACATGGCCGGCCTGCTGGAACAGGCCGGGTACCGCCGCGCCGAGGACGTTCCCGAGGTCGCCGCGCGCGCCACCACCGCCGGCGACGGTGGTGCCGATGTGGTGATCATCAACACTTGCTCCGTGCGGGAGAATGCCGCCACCCGCCTGTTCGGCAATCTCGGACAACTCGCCGCCGTCAAGCGGGAGCGCCCCGGCATGCAGATCGCCGTGGCCGGCTGCCTGGCCCAGCAGATGGGGGAGGGGATCGTCGAGAAGGCCCCATGGGTCGACGTCGTTTTCGGCACCCACAACATCGACGTGCTGCCCGCCTTGCTGGACCGCGCCCGTCACAACCGCGAGGCCGCCGTGGAGATCGAGGAGTCCCTGAAGGTCTTCCCCTCCACTTTGCCTACACGGCGCGAATCCGCCTACGCCGCCTGGGTGTCCATCGCGGTGGGCTGCAACAACACCTGCACCTTCTGCATCGTGCCCTCCCTGCGCGGCAAGCAGCGCGATCGGCGCCCCGGGGATGTGCTGGCGGAGGTGGAGGCCGTGGCCGCCCAGGGCGCCATTGAGGTCACCCTGCTAGGGCAGAACGTCAACTCCTACGGAGTCGGCTTCGGTGAGCGCGGCGCCTTCGCGGGCCTGCTGCGCGCGGCTGGGAACGTGGAGGGCATCGAGCGGGTGCGCTTCACCAGCCCGCACCCGGCGGCCTTCACCGACGACGTCATCGACGCCATGGCCGACACACCCACCGTTATGCCTAGCCTGCACATGCCGCTGCAGTCCGGCTCGGACCGGATCCTGCGGGCAATGCGCCGCTCCTACCGTACTCGGCGGTTCCTGGACATTTTGGAGCGCGTGCGCGAACGGATCCCCGAGGCCGCCATCACCACCGACCTGATCGTCGGCTTTCCTGGGGAGACCGAGGAGGACTTCCAGGCGACCCTCGACGTCGTCGAGCAGGCCCGCTTCGCCTCCGCCTTCACCTTCGAATTCTCCCCGCGCCCGGGCACTCCGGCCGCTGGTATGCCTGATCAGGTGCCCACCGAGGTGGTCAAGGAGCGCTACGCCCGTCTGGACCAGCTGGTTCGGCGCATCGCCCAGGAGGAGAACGAGCGCCAGGAGGGGCGCGTCGTCGAAATCCTTGTGGCCGAGGGGGAGGGGCGTCGTGACCGGGCTACGGCGCGCGTCTCCGGGCGCGCCGCCGACAACCGCCTGGTGCACGCTGCTGTGCCGTCCGGGCTGGCGGCTGGCGACTATGGAGCCGGTGCCCCGCGGCCCGGTGACATGCTCACCGTCCGGGTTACGCATGGCGCCCCCCACAACCTCATTGCGGACTCCGCCCGCTGCGGCGGAGCCGGCGGGGCGCTCAGGGGTGATGCGGGGCGCAGCGCCGGGGACCGCATCTGGCCAGATGACGGCCCCGCCCTGTTCGAGGTGCGGCGCACCCGCGCCGGGGACGCCTGGGAGCGGCGGCGCCGTGAGGCCCGCGCGGAGCCGGAGCCGGATGCGGCGCCGGTGTCAATCGGCATGCCCACCATTCGTGTCCGCGCCTGA
- a CDS encoding DUF2318 domain-containing protein has protein sequence MLERFVSVVGGVTLPFLLYAALAAVLTPASVEGWPRASRWRLVSALTGTAGALVFAALRATSVIDRRTSVNISTLIACVIVDMALVMILALMVRRPTWGGDGRLGAAAQVLSCLAIALAFFRAVPEVVLQLAAFIEPGEEVLSSQMLLRVLGFIAGWVAVAVLAFSYYRTVRRAPVGLTRLTLLVFTFLFGLTHLAQLVRVLQSAHRIRLGGTGFRVMTWVTNNAGGFILLAIAALWLVPMVIALVRVLGPTPAAPNPARTRALRADRRRSRRWVLASTAGFAALVATRTVAVAKVNEVPTLSDPEPYELAGDAAVVPATTLADGHLHRFAYQASGGTEVRFIMILKNGGAYGVGLDACESCGPAGYFEADGKIICKRCDVAINPATIGFKGGCNPIPIEFTVTDGAVSVPLSVLEEGAEVFA, from the coding sequence GTGCTGGAACGTTTCGTTTCCGTTGTTGGAGGGGTCACGCTGCCATTCCTGCTGTACGCCGCCCTGGCGGCGGTGCTGACACCGGCATCCGTGGAGGGGTGGCCGCGTGCCAGCCGCTGGCGCCTGGTGTCTGCCCTGACCGGCACCGCCGGGGCGCTGGTCTTCGCGGCACTGCGGGCCACCTCGGTGATCGACCGGCGCACCAGCGTCAACATTTCCACCCTTATCGCCTGCGTGATTGTGGATATGGCCCTGGTTATGATCCTCGCCCTGATGGTCCGCCGCCCCACCTGGGGTGGGGACGGGCGGCTGGGCGCAGCAGCGCAAGTCCTCTCCTGCCTGGCGATCGCACTGGCCTTCTTCCGTGCGGTGCCGGAGGTGGTACTGCAACTGGCCGCCTTCATCGAGCCGGGAGAGGAGGTGCTGTCCTCGCAGATGCTGCTGCGCGTGCTGGGCTTCATCGCCGGTTGGGTGGCCGTGGCGGTGCTGGCCTTCAGCTACTACCGCACGGTCCGGCGGGCGCCCGTGGGCCTAACCCGTCTGACTCTGCTGGTGTTCACCTTCCTCTTCGGGTTGACGCATCTGGCCCAGCTGGTGCGGGTGTTGCAGTCCGCTCACCGGATCAGGCTCGGTGGGACCGGCTTCCGAGTCATGACCTGGGTGACCAATAACGCCGGCGGCTTCATCCTGCTCGCAATCGCCGCGCTTTGGCTCGTCCCTATGGTCATCGCCCTGGTGCGGGTGTTGGGGCCGACTCCGGCAGCGCCCAATCCAGCGCGCACGCGGGCCCTGCGGGCAGACCGTCGCCGCTCACGCAGGTGGGTGCTCGCCTCGACAGCGGGATTCGCCGCCCTGGTGGCTACCCGCACCGTGGCCGTGGCCAAGGTCAACGAGGTACCCACCCTGTCCGACCCGGAACCCTACGAGCTGGCCGGCGACGCCGCCGTCGTGCCCGCCACCACCCTGGCTGACGGGCACCTGCACCGCTTCGCCTACCAGGCCTCAGGAGGCACTGAGGTCCGCTTCATCATGATCCTGAAGAACGGCGGCGCCTACGGGGTGGGCTTGGACGCCTGCGAATCCTGCGGACCGGCCGGTTACTTCGAAGCCGACGGCAAGATCATCTGCAAGCGCTGCGATGTGGCCATCAACCCCGCCACCATCGGATTCAAGGGCGGCTGCAACCCGATCCCCATCGAGTTCACGGTGACCGACGGCGCGGTGAGCGTGCCGCTGTCCGTCCTGGAAGAGGGGGCGGAGGTGTTCGCCTGA
- a CDS encoding FTR1 family iron permease, with amino-acid sequence MPQDPVHTRPAPQPVRVAVVLGAVLLLLTGAFSHGWTTARAAQADTDYDSWTAVAQAISNQLEDAVESYTSGDTSGAAAAFQRAYNSGYVASNLQVVTTENLGAEVAAEQRQAFTDLRRAAYTADNDETISSGVTELSDSLADTAARLDGLGDLADPRTYAAEQAATIATERAELQASTTRVNEGRGERTWGEVADEMNELIDSGVAKAAAGDGKGGAAQVNTAYYGYYEKLGFEKTVMAAISGDRVSQVENQFKIVRKAMMGGEDIETITADAELLKRYLSEDAAALDGGAAESISPIKAFITGSFGQAFLILLREGLEAILVVAAVIGYLLKVGMKDRVKYIYGGLAAGLACSGLVALAFAWLYDSASAHQEILEGVVALVAMVMLLFTSNWMLSKSSVASWNRYIKDRTEASISDGGFWALASLSFLAVFREGAETVLFYEALFAMDPGGSASIWQGFAAGVAVLVVIFLLIRFTSVRIPLRPFFAITSLLMAVLVVIFAGGGVHALIEGDIIPATYIQGWPTYDYLGLYPYRETLLFQAFMAVVVIALSVASVLRHRRVDVAAAGADDAAGKSGATE; translated from the coding sequence ATGCCCCAAGACCCGGTCCACACCCGCCCCGCGCCCCAGCCGGTACGCGTCGCCGTCGTTCTCGGAGCGGTTCTGCTGCTGCTCACCGGTGCTTTTTCGCACGGGTGGACCACAGCGCGGGCGGCGCAAGCGGATACGGACTACGACTCCTGGACCGCGGTGGCGCAGGCCATCTCCAATCAGCTCGAAGACGCCGTGGAGTCCTACACCTCCGGCGACACCTCCGGGGCCGCCGCTGCCTTCCAACGCGCCTACAACTCAGGTTACGTAGCGTCCAACCTGCAGGTCGTCACCACCGAGAACCTCGGGGCGGAGGTCGCCGCCGAGCAGCGGCAGGCCTTCACCGATCTGCGCCGGGCCGCATACACCGCCGACAATGACGAGACAATCAGCTCTGGCGTCACGGAACTGTCCGACTCCCTGGCCGACACCGCCGCGCGTCTCGACGGCCTAGGCGATCTGGCCGACCCGCGCACCTACGCCGCCGAGCAGGCCGCCACCATCGCCACCGAGCGGGCCGAGCTCCAGGCCAGCACGACCAGGGTCAATGAGGGGCGCGGCGAGCGCACCTGGGGCGAGGTGGCCGATGAGATGAATGAACTCATCGACTCCGGCGTGGCCAAGGCGGCGGCGGGTGATGGGAAGGGCGGCGCCGCCCAGGTCAACACCGCCTACTACGGCTACTACGAGAAGCTAGGCTTCGAAAAGACCGTCATGGCGGCCATATCCGGCGATCGGGTCTCTCAGGTGGAGAACCAGTTCAAGATCGTGCGCAAGGCCATGATGGGTGGCGAGGACATCGAGACGATCACCGCCGACGCCGAGCTCCTCAAGCGCTATCTGAGTGAGGACGCCGCCGCTCTGGACGGCGGGGCTGCCGAGAGCATCAGCCCCATCAAGGCATTTATCACCGGGTCCTTCGGGCAGGCTTTCTTGATCCTGCTGCGCGAGGGCCTGGAAGCGATCCTCGTGGTTGCCGCTGTGATCGGCTACCTGCTCAAGGTGGGTATGAAGGACCGGGTCAAGTACATCTACGGCGGTCTGGCGGCGGGTCTGGCCTGCTCCGGCCTGGTGGCGCTGGCATTCGCCTGGCTGTACGACTCCGCCTCTGCCCACCAGGAGATCCTTGAGGGCGTGGTGGCGCTGGTGGCCATGGTCATGCTGCTGTTCACATCCAACTGGATGCTGTCGAAGTCCTCGGTGGCTTCCTGGAACCGCTACATCAAGGACAGGACCGAGGCCTCCATCTCCGACGGCGGATTCTGGGCCCTGGCCTCCTTGTCATTCCTGGCAGTGTTCCGTGAGGGTGCCGAGACCGTATTGTTCTACGAGGCCCTGTTTGCCATGGATCCCGGCGGCTCTGCCAGTATTTGGCAGGGATTCGCCGCGGGTGTGGCGGTGCTCGTGGTCATCTTCCTGCTCATCCGCTTCACCAGTGTGAGGATTCCGCTGCGGCCCTTCTTCGCCATCACGAGTCTCCTCATGGCCGTCCTCGTCGTCATCTTCGCCGGCGGCGGCGTCCACGCCCTCATTGAGGGCGACATCATCCCGGCTACCTATATTCAGGGATGGCCCACGTATGACTACCTGGGCCTGTACCCCTACCGGGAGACCCTCCTGTTCCAGGCCTTCATGGCCGTAGTCGTGATCGCCCTGTCCGTTGCCTCCGTGCTGCGTCACCGCCGTGTTGACGTCGCCGCGGCAGGGGCAGACGACGCGGCCGGGAAGTCCGGGGCAACCGAATAA